In Gimesia benthica, a single window of DNA contains:
- a CDS encoding ABC transporter permease, translated as MTMRTIIWKEMKERPTALIASLLAIILSVTALVAIRNVTIFSEQEVAGKLDELGANVLILPEGVTLQDYYAADMHKETIPEEHVAELALAGLTGVEAITPKLCVPTKLDDRNVILTGILPQSEIQKMNAWSGGGMLFKKHEGCKAKINVADENLDAPDSLAERRALQHLNQSEVLLGSDFAASKGLKEGDQLQLLGETFEVLSVLPSTGTVDDSRVFAHLHTVQRLSGTGPVVNIIEVMGCCEDVANGLVGELQSLLPGTKVVTIANVVETQVSINRMMTSLSYLFLVILVAVGGASMASASFANVIERRREIGTLMALGATPRFVTQLFLAKAALLGLAGGISGYVLGSLIAVFLGPVFASVAVFPVPSLAIVASTVAVLVTLAASYFPARQASRLDPCLCFKEV; from the coding sequence ATGACAATGAGAACAATAATCTGGAAAGAAATGAAAGAGCGTCCTACGGCGCTGATCGCCAGCCTGCTGGCAATCATTTTGAGTGTGACAGCGCTGGTAGCGATCCGCAACGTTACAATTTTCTCAGAACAGGAGGTTGCTGGTAAACTTGACGAACTGGGAGCGAACGTACTGATTCTCCCCGAAGGCGTCACACTGCAGGATTATTATGCTGCAGACATGCACAAGGAAACCATCCCAGAAGAACACGTGGCTGAACTGGCACTGGCGGGACTGACCGGAGTGGAAGCGATTACCCCCAAACTCTGTGTCCCCACCAAACTGGACGACCGCAACGTGATTCTGACGGGCATCCTGCCACAGTCCGAAATACAGAAGATGAATGCCTGGTCGGGAGGCGGCATGCTATTCAAAAAGCATGAAGGTTGTAAAGCTAAGATTAACGTGGCTGATGAAAATCTGGACGCTCCAGACTCCCTGGCAGAACGCAGGGCTCTGCAACACCTGAATCAATCTGAAGTTTTGCTTGGTTCTGATTTTGCCGCCAGTAAGGGACTGAAAGAAGGGGACCAGCTCCAACTTCTGGGGGAAACGTTTGAGGTACTCAGCGTGCTTCCCTCGACGGGGACCGTCGATGACAGTCGGGTGTTCGCCCACCTGCATACCGTGCAACGGCTGTCAGGAACAGGACCGGTTGTGAATATTATTGAAGTCATGGGCTGCTGCGAAGACGTCGCTAACGGATTGGTAGGGGAGTTGCAGTCATTACTGCCCGGTACCAAGGTGGTGACGATCGCCAATGTGGTCGAAACTCAGGTTTCGATTAACCGGATGATGACAAGTCTATCGTACCTGTTCCTTGTGATTCTGGTGGCCGTCGGTGGTGCGAGTATGGCGAGTGCAAGCTTTGCGAACGTCATAGAACGTCGTCGCGAAATCGGCACGCTGATGGCTCTGGGGGCCACGCCGAGATTCGTCACGCAGTTGTTCCTGGCAAAAGCGGCTCTGCTGGGCCTGGCCGGGGGGATTAGCGGTTATGTTTTGGGAAGTCTGATAGCAGTCTTTCTGGGACCTGTATTTGCGAGTGTAGCAGTGTTTCCAGTCCCGAGTCTGGCAATCGTTGCCTCTACGGTTGCGGTGCTGGTCACTCTGGCTGCCAGTTATTTTCCGGCGCGCCAGGCTTCCCGCCTCGATCCCTGTCTCTGTTTCAAGGAGGTATAA
- a CDS encoding metal-dependent transcriptional regulator, which produces MSDLRRTRPEDYLWAIESIATFGDDSRATTGKIAKAIGVTNGTVSSVLKDLAQKGLIDLISYEGAILTECGRRQVLRTVRRRRLLEFFFCQSLGVTWKTLEKDAFQLEPCASDRLIDYIDDFLNHPEYDPGDAPIPQKDGSMPEHQVLRLTDAPVGKSLKVVRIDLQAADSLRYLSEIGVLVDSEILIHHISSEVSVITLDTFQGRCAIGHDVARGVLVKPCH; this is translated from the coding sequence ATGAGTGATCTTCGTCGGACGCGTCCTGAAGACTATCTCTGGGCAATCGAAAGTATCGCTACTTTTGGAGATGATTCTCGTGCCACGACCGGAAAGATTGCTAAAGCGATTGGAGTTACCAACGGAACAGTCAGTAGCGTACTGAAGGATCTGGCCCAAAAAGGGTTGATCGACTTAATCTCATATGAAGGGGCCATCCTGACAGAGTGCGGTCGAAGACAGGTTCTCCGTACGGTCCGTCGGCGTCGACTTCTCGAATTCTTCTTTTGCCAGTCGTTGGGAGTCACCTGGAAAACACTGGAGAAAGACGCCTTCCAACTGGAGCCTTGTGCTTCTGACAGACTGATTGATTATATCGATGACTTTTTGAATCATCCTGAATATGACCCAGGTGATGCTCCCATTCCACAAAAGGATGGATCGATGCCTGAGCACCAGGTTCTGCGATTGACAGATGCTCCTGTTGGCAAGTCACTCAAGGTTGTCCGGATCGATTTGCAGGCTGCAGATTCGCTGAGATATCTCTCAGAAATTGGTGTTCTCGTCGACTCTGAAATTCTGATCCATCATATTTCATCCGAGGTCAGTGTGATCACGTTGGATACTTTTCAGGGGCGATGTGCGATTGGACATGATGTTGCAAGAGGGGTGCTTGTAAAGCCCTGCCACTAA
- a CDS encoding transporter, whose product MITKVSTEFVSPPKSAKTLERLKSMILRILNSYCPYQVLVVCAVLAGEHLYQPPQAIADLPFENPTPAWHENITPVSDQESGLRPLEPASICSDNECQPRGTLFQWSYGTSFSGGPDLDEPLVTDRPDFTEASSTVGRGVVQLELGYTYIYDDDGTASSKSHSLPEPLLRYGILADWLEFRLGWNYSSDQLAQLNDISGSEDLYLGFKIGLTPQEGILPEMAVIPQMTVPTGSDQFTAGEVLPGLNWIYSWEINDFISTGGSTQFNRAIDEVTTNAFTEWAQSWTVSYTLTEKVGAYTEWFAFFPQSAETAKPEYYFNGGFTYLINNNVQWDIRAGVGLNEAADDYFVGTGISIRFL is encoded by the coding sequence GTGATCACGAAAGTATCAACAGAATTTGTATCCCCCCCAAAATCAGCAAAAACTCTAGAAAGACTCAAATCGATGATACTCCGAATACTTAACAGTTACTGCCCATATCAAGTTTTGGTGGTCTGTGCGGTTCTGGCAGGAGAGCATTTGTACCAGCCTCCCCAGGCAATTGCCGATCTTCCGTTTGAAAATCCGACTCCCGCCTGGCACGAAAATATTACTCCAGTTTCAGATCAGGAGTCTGGTTTGCGCCCGCTTGAACCTGCCTCGATCTGTTCTGACAATGAATGCCAGCCCAGAGGCACCCTATTTCAATGGAGTTATGGAACCAGTTTTTCAGGAGGCCCCGATCTTGACGAACCTCTAGTCACTGACCGACCCGATTTCACTGAAGCGAGTTCAACTGTGGGCCGGGGAGTGGTTCAGCTCGAACTGGGATACACCTACATCTATGATGACGATGGTACTGCTTCTTCAAAATCTCATTCTTTGCCCGAACCTCTTCTGCGTTATGGTATCCTGGCAGACTGGCTGGAATTCCGACTTGGCTGGAACTATTCCAGCGATCAACTTGCTCAACTAAATGATATTTCCGGTAGTGAAGATCTTTACCTTGGCTTCAAAATTGGACTGACGCCACAAGAAGGAATTCTACCTGAAATGGCGGTCATCCCGCAGATGACTGTTCCCACAGGTTCAGATCAATTTACAGCGGGAGAAGTACTGCCCGGCTTAAACTGGATTTACAGTTGGGAAATCAACGACTTCATTTCGACGGGAGGCAGCACCCAGTTCAACCGCGCCATCGACGAAGTCACCACGAATGCCTTTACCGAATGGGCTCAATCATGGACAGTCAGTTACACTTTGACTGAAAAAGTAGGTGCATATACCGAGTGGTTTGCGTTTTTCCCTCAAAGTGCTGAGACTGCAAAACCTGAGTATTACTTTAATGGCGGATTTACCTATCTGATCAACAATAATGTGCAATGGGATATCCGGGCAGGCGTGGGGCTGAATGAAGCAGCTGACGACTACTTCGTTGGCACGGGGATCTCAATACGGTTTCTATAA
- a CDS encoding HTH domain-containing protein — translation MSTSCRRMQGYRRPVVIIECMPMSDTSGDSGVRMRYQRSMEIEQRLDAVLELIRSGSYSTPALAEKLGVSVPTISRSVEALRERGYNIQAIRGARGWRYTIISEGDSTDSSIDRLEQP, via the coding sequence ATGTCAACATCATGTCGCAGGATGCAAGGGTATCGCAGACCAGTAGTGATAATTGAGTGCATGCCAATGAGTGACACGAGTGGCGATAGTGGAGTAAGAATGCGTTACCAGCGATCAATGGAGATCGAGCAGCGGCTTGATGCCGTGCTGGAGTTGATACGTAGTGGAAGTTATTCAACGCCCGCACTAGCAGAGAAATTGGGCGTTTCCGTTCCTACCATTTCCCGCAGCGTCGAGGCACTTCGGGAACGAGGGTACAACATACAGGCAATCAGAGGGGCAAGAGGCTGGCGTTACACGATTATATCGGAAGGGGATTCTACTGACTCCTCAATCGACCGGCTGGAGCAGCCATGA
- a CDS encoding HsdM family class I SAM-dependent methyltransferase, whose product MAATASTDWKKLFGLDDREPPYFISSIEQLDDAGVVPQPHALRRAFEQLNINGVLCQERSPVIYFRLVKKIDPVQILDLHRSFWNQGIAPILVVIAPDEVQVFSGLIPPESSQVDTHPFPGLVEILPRLQNRLRSFLLSVESGEYFHTHRHSFDPGKRVDRELLRNLQATRQALGEVPAARLEPLTLNALLCRLVFTCYLFDRGVIDSDYLTSLGIDDAQHLRDILAKKPRTDAKNDLYLLFTQLGEDFNGDLFSADLEAESRQVKVNHLEILDRFFHGTDIRTGQQSFWPYDFGFIPIETISAIYEHFLKAAGEEQKKAAGAFYTPRFLAEFVLDLTLEGETSLLGKRFLDPACGSGIFLVGLFNRLAEEWKFQNPRARYDRRARELMGILRNNLYGIDSNRSACQISAFSLYLAFLDQLAPPDIQKLLGKWERLPYLVSTPGEIEAGHEAAGTIYCADFFTENAALPYKVDIIVGNPPWGSSKVRNAPSAQWCIERKLPHPDRQMAIAFIWKAPDHLEDDGKICFVMPHGMLFNHNDTAVRFQQLFFRTHSVDRVVNLTDFRMFLFADAKAGSLVVKFRKEQPVDGTHVIDYWTPKTDWAITQAEILRIPTQDRSQLTVRQVLNDLKSDDAPQIWKGHFWTTPRDRQLIERLSIYPRLRDNVRQTKEKEPKNKPWIIAQGFQPLGPGDSQEDAKTIELPSKLFVQADCDNLNTLLLEDDCNELPSNRVNARRGRTAESLLVFHGPHVLITRGFSRCAFTDFSVSFRSSVRGIYGPKVDRDLLVFLSFVLRSPLAHYFLFHTSANWGVTRPEVHDQDLLRLPFPFPDQCDQPKQARSIVQKSAKLFDQAIERAKRPLVDRQRLADDVQSQVDDLVYAYFDVDNFERMLIEDTSAYVLTSIQPSRARVYIPTNLSSKHAMRKSYATLLCKRLNGWAKQGLQVHAKTIADSSVGVGMVVLEKTKSGQEPTGLAEVGNDLLHVLDSLQHTSTRSHGTFELVRGLKVFDRNLLYITKPLGQRFWTNTAAINDADEIAATILMRPTRRNA is encoded by the coding sequence GTGGCCGCCACTGCCTCAACTGACTGGAAGAAGTTGTTTGGTCTCGATGATCGCGAGCCGCCTTACTTTATTTCCAGTATTGAGCAACTCGACGATGCGGGTGTAGTACCACAGCCCCATGCACTTCGTCGTGCTTTTGAGCAACTTAATATCAATGGTGTTCTATGCCAGGAACGCAGTCCGGTCATCTACTTCCGACTGGTCAAGAAAATCGATCCGGTCCAGATTCTCGACCTTCATCGATCGTTCTGGAACCAAGGTATTGCTCCGATCCTCGTTGTCATTGCTCCAGACGAAGTCCAGGTGTTTTCCGGTCTTATACCGCCAGAAAGCTCTCAGGTTGATACTCATCCGTTTCCTGGGCTAGTCGAAATCCTTCCCCGCCTACAAAATCGGCTACGATCCTTTCTGCTGTCCGTCGAGTCGGGTGAATATTTTCATACCCATCGACATTCCTTTGACCCTGGTAAGAGGGTTGATCGGGAATTGCTCCGCAATCTCCAAGCAACCCGCCAGGCACTAGGTGAAGTCCCTGCAGCGCGGCTTGAACCCCTGACTCTTAATGCCCTGCTATGTCGACTGGTTTTTACCTGCTACCTCTTCGATCGAGGCGTCATCGACAGTGACTACCTCACGTCGCTTGGGATTGATGATGCGCAGCATTTAAGAGACATCTTGGCAAAGAAACCCAGGACAGATGCCAAGAATGATCTCTATTTGCTCTTTACCCAACTTGGAGAAGACTTCAACGGCGACCTGTTTAGTGCAGACTTGGAGGCGGAGAGCCGACAAGTCAAGGTGAATCACCTTGAGATTCTGGATCGATTTTTCCATGGTACTGATATACGCACTGGCCAGCAGTCTTTTTGGCCCTACGATTTTGGGTTCATTCCGATTGAGACCATCAGCGCAATTTACGAGCACTTCCTGAAAGCTGCCGGGGAAGAGCAGAAGAAGGCAGCCGGTGCATTTTACACTCCCAGATTCCTTGCAGAATTTGTCCTGGATCTGACGCTGGAAGGCGAAACGTCGCTTCTGGGCAAACGATTCCTTGATCCGGCTTGTGGTTCAGGCATTTTTCTTGTCGGGCTGTTCAATCGTCTTGCTGAAGAATGGAAATTTCAGAATCCCCGGGCACGTTATGACAGACGTGCCCGTGAGCTAATGGGCATTCTTCGCAACAACCTTTACGGCATCGATAGCAATCGTAGTGCCTGCCAGATTTCCGCCTTCAGCCTATATCTCGCCTTTCTCGACCAGCTTGCGCCTCCCGATATCCAAAAGCTGTTAGGAAAGTGGGAACGTCTCCCCTATCTGGTTTCAACTCCAGGTGAAATAGAGGCTGGCCACGAGGCGGCTGGAACAATTTATTGCGCAGATTTCTTCACGGAAAATGCAGCACTACCTTATAAGGTTGATATAATTGTTGGCAATCCTCCTTGGGGGAGTTCCAAGGTTCGAAACGCTCCATCTGCACAATGGTGCATCGAAAGAAAACTTCCGCACCCCGATCGTCAGATGGCGATTGCATTTATCTGGAAAGCACCAGACCATCTTGAGGATGATGGCAAGATATGCTTTGTCATGCCTCATGGCATGCTATTCAACCACAATGATACCGCTGTTCGCTTTCAACAGTTATTCTTCCGCACTCACTCAGTTGATCGGGTAGTCAATTTGACTGACTTCCGAATGTTTCTCTTTGCAGATGCTAAGGCGGGAAGTCTGGTTGTGAAATTCCGAAAGGAACAACCCGTTGACGGCACGCACGTCATCGATTACTGGACACCCAAGACCGATTGGGCAATTACACAAGCTGAAATATTGAGAATCCCTACGCAGGATAGATCTCAATTAACCGTGCGTCAGGTGCTTAATGATCTGAAAAGTGATGATGCACCACAAATCTGGAAAGGGCACTTCTGGACAACTCCCAGGGATCGCCAATTGATCGAGCGATTATCCATATATCCTCGGCTTCGGGACAACGTTCGGCAAACCAAAGAAAAAGAGCCCAAAAACAAACCTTGGATCATTGCGCAGGGATTCCAACCTCTTGGTCCCGGCGATTCTCAAGAGGATGCTAAAACCATTGAGCTGCCATCAAAGCTGTTTGTCCAGGCGGATTGTGACAACCTAAACACGTTGCTTCTTGAAGACGACTGCAATGAGCTTCCATCCAATCGGGTAAATGCTCGCCGCGGACGCACGGCAGAGAGCCTTTTAGTATTTCATGGGCCCCATGTGCTAATCACACGAGGATTTTCGCGCTGCGCTTTTACAGATTTTTCTGTATCGTTTCGAAGTTCGGTGCGTGGTATTTATGGCCCCAAGGTAGATCGCGATCTTCTAGTATTTCTTTCATTCGTCCTTAGGAGTCCGCTGGCCCATTATTTCCTGTTTCACACATCAGCAAACTGGGGTGTCACACGTCCAGAAGTTCACGATCAAGATCTTTTACGATTGCCGTTTCCATTCCCGGACCAATGCGATCAACCTAAGCAAGCCAGGAGCATTGTGCAAAAGTCAGCGAAGCTCTTTGATCAGGCTATTGAGCGAGCCAAACGGCCTCTTGTAGACCGCCAGAGACTTGCGGACGACGTTCAGAGTCAGGTTGATGACTTGGTTTATGCCTATTTTGATGTCGATAACTTCGAGAGAATGCTCATTGAAGACACGTCAGCCTATGTTCTAACTAGCATCCAGCCTTCGCGAGCAAGGGTATACATCCCAACGAACCTTTCCAGTAAGCATGCAATGCGTAAATCTTATGCCACACTGCTCTGCAAACGACTGAATGGATGGGCCAAGCAAGGCCTTCAGGTTCACGCCAAAACCATAGCCGATTCTTCCGTCGGTGTTGGTATGGTCGTTCTCGAAAAGACCAAGAGCGGGCAAGAGCCAACTGGGCTTGCAGAAGTCGGTAATGATTTACTGCATGTGTTGGACAGCCTCCAGCATACCTCTACACGAAGCCATGGGACATTTGAATTGGTACGTGGGCTGAAAGTGTTTGACCGTAACTTGCTCTACATCACAAAGCCGCTTGGCCAGCGATTCTGGACAAATACCGCGGCGATCAATGACGCAGACGAAATTGCGGCTACGATCCTCATGCGGCCGACGCGGAGGAATGCATGA